A genomic segment from Orrella daihaiensis encodes:
- a CDS encoding DUF493 family protein has translation MTEQNNGSHKTSLIDYPCDFPIKVMGKQDPNLAQALAEVVQTHDPEFDPATVEIRMSAKGNYVGLTFTVRATSREQLDSLYRALHGHPLVSVVL, from the coding sequence ATGACCGAGCAGAACAATGGTTCACATAAGACATCGTTGATTGATTATCCCTGTGACTTCCCGATCAAGGTCATGGGCAAGCAAGATCCCAATCTAGCCCAGGCGCTAGCCGAAGTGGTGCAGACTCACGATCCAGAGTTTGACCCCGCAACGGTTGAAATCAGAATGAGTGCCAAAGGCAACTATGTGGGGCTAACGTTCACGGTCAGAGCCACGTCACGCGAACAGCTCGATAGTCTTTATCGGGCTTTGCATGGACATCCGCTGGTGTCAGTGGTGCTCTAG
- the lipB gene encoding lipoyl(octanoyl) transferase LipB: MDLIATELAGVRRWPDLASYVESWQAMQAFTENRAPDTLDQLWLVEHSPVYTLGQAGKPEHVLHPRHIPVIKSDRGGQVTYHGPGQVVVYVLADLKRTGLTIRAMVQALEQAVIMTLAEFGLTQACRKPGAPGVYLAQDDGELAKIAALGIKVRKGCTYHGVALNVDMDLTPFEGINPCGYEGLKTISMASSGVKAAWESVAVTLAGKIISECRLRVE, encoded by the coding sequence GTGGACCTGATTGCCACTGAGCTTGCCGGGGTAAGGCGCTGGCCAGATTTGGCATCCTATGTTGAGTCTTGGCAAGCGATGCAGGCATTTACCGAGAATCGCGCACCGGATACCTTGGATCAGCTTTGGTTAGTTGAACACAGTCCGGTGTACACGCTCGGACAAGCTGGCAAGCCAGAGCATGTGCTTCATCCTCGGCATATCCCCGTTATCAAGTCTGATCGTGGGGGTCAGGTTACCTACCATGGGCCAGGTCAGGTGGTGGTGTATGTGTTGGCAGACCTAAAACGTACCGGTCTGACAATACGAGCTATGGTTCAAGCTCTGGAGCAGGCCGTGATCATGACCTTGGCTGAGTTTGGTTTGACTCAGGCCTGCCGCAAGCCTGGTGCGCCGGGCGTTTATCTTGCACAAGACGATGGCGAGCTTGCCAAGATTGCTGCGCTCGGTATCAAGGTCAGAAAAGGTTGCACCTATCATGGGGTTGCGCTTAACGTCGATATGGATTTGACACCCTTTGAAGGCATCAATCCTTGCGGCTACGAGGGCCTAAAAACGATCAGCATGGCCAGCTCAGGCGTCAAAGCGGCCTGGGAATCTGTAGCCGTGACCTTGGCAGGGAAAATCATTTCTGAATGCCGTCTGCGAGTAGA